The sequence CGCTCTCGCGCTCCAAAGCGCTCAGCGAATCGCACAAAGGCGCCAAAGCATCGAGATAAAACTCCATCTTTCTCTTCTCGCCTTTAAGCTCTGCTTTGAGCAGTCGATGAAGAACAAGGTCGGAATAGCGGCGAATAGGTGAGGTGAAGTGGCTATACTCCTCAAACCCAAGGCCAAAATGGCCTATCTTTTGGTGTGAGTAGCGGGCTTGCGCCTGCGATCGGATGATCATTCGATCCACCTCGGTGCGGATTCCCTTCGCCTCTGCCTCTTTTTGAATCGTAGCAATCGTCGCATGAAGCGTCTCTTTGGGTTTGGCCTCTAAGCCAAGTGACCTCAGATCCCAAAGCAGCTCCTCAATCTTTTCGAGCTTGGGCTCTTCGTGAACGCGGAAGATTCCTTTCTCTAAGTGCTTGGCGCTATAGATGTTCGCCAAAAGCATGCACTCTTCAATGAGCGAATGCGAGGGGGTCTCCTTCTCGCTCACGATAGAGATGAGATTGAGATTCTCATCCATAAGGAGTCGATTCTCCTCGTTAAAAAACTCATAACCTCTCTCTAGGCGCTTGGCACGGAGTTTTTTGGTTCGTGCGTAGAGATTCAAAAGGGGCTCTTGAAGCTCTTTTAAGATCGTGCTATTAGCCTTGGGCTCCTCCAAAAACTCATCCACCTCCTCATAGCTTAGCTTCTGTTTGGAGCGGATGATCGCCTCGTGAAGCTCGGCTTTGAGCGGCAGGGCGGTGCGCTTATGGAGGCGAATCTTCCAGACATAGGCGAGCCTATCCTCTTGGGGTTTGAGCGAGCAGATATTCTCACTGAGATTCCTTGGAAGCATGGGGATGCTTTTGTGTGGCAGATAGATCGTGAACCCTCGCACTCGCGCCTCTTTGTCGATAGGGGAGTGAGGGGTGACATACTCGCTCACATCGGCAATCGCCACATAGAGAATCGACTCTTTAGCGTCAAAATAGACGGCATCATCGTGATCTTTGGCATCAATAGGGTCGATGGTGCAAAAAGGGAGTGAGCGAAAATCTTGGCGCGCGGGATACATCGATGCCTCCACCTTGCGGCCAAAACTCTCCGCCTGCTCCTCACACTCCCTAGGGAAGGGCTCACTCTTGTTAAAGAGCGCCAAGGAGATCTTCTCATCCACCCTTGGGTCACTCAAAACCCCCAAAACCTCAATGATTCTTCCCTCTCTCACATCAAGACGAATCACGGTTTGAGGAGGCAAGGCTTTGAGTGATTTGGCGGAAGCATTGAGGGGGAGCGAGAGTCCATTTTTGATATCTAAAGCTTCGATTCTCCCCGCATGTTGATCAAGGTAGGCGACAAGAATGGCGTTCTTTTTTTCCAATACCTCCACCACTTTAGCGCTTGGACGACCCCCTTTGTGAGAGTAAACCCTCCTAGCCAAGACCACATCGCCCTTAAAGGCTCCCTTGAGATCAGATTTTTGAATCAACAGGTCTTTGCCGCTAGAGCCAAAGCTCTCTAAAAACCCAACCCCTTCCCTAGAGATGTCCAGCACTCCCACGCGAAAAGCCAAATCTAAAAAGATTCGCTCTCCCTTGGCTTGCAAAGCACCTTTTTCTCGAAGGGTTTCCACTAGAGCGAGGAAGGATCGCGGAATGTCTTTGGTTTTTATCCCCAAAGCAAGAGTGGTGAGGAACTCTCTCATGAGCTCTTGGGTCGTCTCTCAAGAGGAATGGCTTCCATGAAGCCCTCCTCTTTGAGTCCCGCTTCCGCAAGCAACCCTCTAGCT comes from Wolinella succinogenes DSM 1740 and encodes:
- a CDS encoding ribonuclease R family protein: MREFLTTLALGIKTKDIPRSFLALVETLREKGALQAKGERIFLDLAFRVGVLDISREGVGFLESFGSSGKDLLIQKSDLKGAFKGDVVLARRVYSHKGGRPSAKVVEVLEKKNAILVAYLDQHAGRIEALDIKNGLSLPLNASAKSLKALPPQTVIRLDVREGRIIEVLGVLSDPRVDEKISLALFNKSEPFPRECEEQAESFGRKVEASMYPARQDFRSLPFCTIDPIDAKDHDDAVYFDAKESILYVAIADVSEYVTPHSPIDKEARVRGFTIYLPHKSIPMLPRNLSENICSLKPQEDRLAYVWKIRLHKRTALPLKAELHEAIIRSKQKLSYEEVDEFLEEPKANSTILKELQEPLLNLYARTKKLRAKRLERGYEFFNEENRLLMDENLNLISIVSEKETPSHSLIEECMLLANIYSAKHLEKGIFRVHEEPKLEKIEELLWDLRSLGLEAKPKETLHATIATIQKEAEAKGIRTEVDRMIIRSQAQARYSHQKIGHFGLGFEEYSHFTSPIRRYSDLVLHRLLKAELKGEKRKMEFYLDALAPLCDSLSALERESARVEMDYKDRKYARLALERLGEVVEAVVVDEESPPLARAEGFLKGARIVLGKGLVERLSRVRVRLMDVDVASAKIYGKVVGIIKEKRVQTGV